Proteins from a single region of Chengkuizengella sediminis:
- the fumC gene encoding class II fumarate hydratase yields MNYRIEKDSMGEIKVPLDKLWGSQTQRSRENFNIGTELMPLELIKAFIILKKSAAITNHKLGKLSNEKVEAIIQACDEILSGNWDDHFPLVVWQTGSGTQTNMNVNEVIANRGNQLLQQKEIEDILHPNDDVNKSQSSNDTFPTALHIASVLEIENKLLLSLSELKETLRQKVNEFEDVVKIGRTHLQDATPLSLGQEISGWHHMIEKDERMIIESTKYLKELAIGGTAVGTGLNAHPQFGDMVAKKISEMLNSDFTSASNKFHALTSHDQIVYVHGALKALAADLMKIANDVRWLASGPRCGIGEITIPENEPGSSIMPGKVNPTQCEALTMVAAQVIGNDVTIGIAASQGNFELNVFKPVIIYNFLQSVRLLTDSMSSFNEKCVIGIEPNVEKIQNNLQNSLMLVTALNPHIGYDNAAKIAKLAHKEGITLKEAATKSGLLTDNEFNKFVNPRNMILPK; encoded by the coding sequence ATGAATTACAGAATCGAAAAAGATTCCATGGGAGAAATTAAAGTACCCTTAGATAAATTATGGGGATCTCAAACGCAACGAAGCAGAGAAAACTTTAATATTGGTACTGAATTAATGCCACTAGAACTCATTAAGGCATTCATTATTCTAAAAAAAAGCGCAGCTATTACTAATCATAAATTAGGTAAGTTATCAAATGAAAAGGTAGAAGCTATAATTCAGGCATGTGATGAAATCTTATCAGGTAATTGGGATGATCATTTTCCTCTTGTCGTATGGCAAACTGGAAGTGGGACTCAAACAAATATGAATGTAAATGAAGTCATCGCCAATAGAGGCAATCAACTATTACAACAAAAAGAAATAGAAGATATTCTTCATCCAAATGATGATGTGAATAAATCACAAAGCTCAAATGATACGTTTCCAACTGCGCTTCATATCGCGAGTGTCCTTGAAATTGAAAATAAATTATTACTTTCATTATCCGAACTTAAAGAGACTTTAAGGCAAAAAGTTAATGAGTTTGAAGATGTAGTTAAAATAGGACGTACACACCTACAAGACGCTACACCATTAAGCTTGGGACAAGAAATTAGCGGATGGCATCACATGATAGAAAAAGACGAAAGGATGATCATTGAAAGCACAAAGTACTTAAAAGAACTCGCAATAGGTGGGACAGCCGTTGGAACCGGATTAAATGCACATCCCCAGTTTGGAGATATGGTTGCAAAAAAAATAAGCGAAATGCTCAATTCTGATTTTACTTCTGCATCAAATAAGTTTCATGCACTAACAAGTCATGATCAAATTGTTTACGTACATGGAGCTTTGAAAGCACTAGCAGCTGATTTAATGAAGATAGCAAATGATGTCAGGTGGTTAGCAAGTGGACCTCGATGTGGGATTGGAGAAATTACCATTCCTGAAAATGAACCCGGAAGCTCTATTATGCCAGGAAAAGTAAATCCAACACAATGTGAAGCTTTGACAATGGTTGCTGCTCAAGTGATTGGAAACGATGTAACGATTGGAATAGCAGCTAGTCAAGGGAATTTTGAATTAAATGTATTTAAACCAGTGATTATATATAATTTTCTTCAATCTGTAAGGTTGTTGACAGACTCTATGAGCAGCTTTAACGAAAAGTGTGTGATAGGTATAGAACCCAATGTTGAAAAAATCCAAAACAATTTGCAAAATTCCCTTATGTTAGTTACAGCTTTAAATCCGCATATAGGATATGATAATGCAGCCAAGATTGCTAAACTTGCTCATAAAGAAGGGATCACTTTAAAGGAAGCAGCCACTAAGTCAGGATTATTAACTGATAATGAATTTAATAAGTTTGTTAATCCTCGAAACATGATTTTACCTAAATAA
- a CDS encoding sensor histidine kinase has product MQEIRKQLVCFLEKNVSTFIESWRKKVFISETYLHKEREFNNGLKMYDLVVLRLENSLSEEDVRVLAYKVSIERAEANTNIEDFVHNVNAGRSEIINWVLSSGLPIEKFPNIIEEINTVFDQFTYFAIQKYTEIKEEQLQEKNQFIDQTHKERLKILGQMSSSFVHEFRNPLTSLLGFTKLINNEYPSLKYIDIIEHELHQLNSRVTQFLHVSKKELVSGEKKSNSLQGLFEELISFIYPSIVDGNVSLTNNIEFDIRVFANKDELRQVFLNILLNSIDALQKVKHKRIIDINCKTLDGKAEIIISNNGPIIPKEVSDAIFEPFYTTKDLGTGIGLYVCRNIIEKYNGEISCISDDSLTSFFIKIPI; this is encoded by the coding sequence ATGCAAGAGATTCGTAAACAACTTGTTTGTTTTTTAGAAAAGAATGTTTCTACTTTTATAGAGTCTTGGAGAAAAAAGGTTTTCATTTCTGAAACCTATTTACATAAAGAGCGAGAATTCAATAATGGATTGAAAATGTATGATTTAGTAGTACTAAGACTTGAAAATTCATTGAGTGAAGAGGATGTAAGAGTATTAGCTTATAAAGTGTCTATTGAAAGAGCTGAAGCTAATACAAATATTGAAGATTTTGTACATAATGTAAATGCTGGGAGAAGCGAAATCATTAATTGGGTGCTCAGTTCAGGATTACCAATTGAAAAGTTTCCAAATATTATTGAAGAAATCAATACTGTATTTGATCAATTTACTTATTTTGCGATACAAAAGTATACGGAAATAAAGGAAGAACAATTACAAGAAAAAAATCAATTTATAGATCAAACCCACAAAGAGCGGTTAAAAATTCTAGGTCAAATGTCTTCTAGTTTTGTGCACGAATTCAGAAATCCTTTGACTAGCCTTCTTGGTTTTACAAAACTCATAAATAATGAGTATCCTTCATTGAAATATATCGATATTATTGAACATGAATTACATCAATTAAACTCTAGAGTTACCCAATTTCTTCATGTATCTAAGAAAGAATTAGTGAGTGGTGAAAAGAAAAGTAATTCTCTTCAAGGATTGTTTGAAGAATTAATTAGTTTCATCTACCCAAGTATTGTTGACGGTAATGTATCACTTACTAATAATATTGAATTTGATATAAGGGTCTTTGCAAATAAAGATGAATTAAGACAAGTCTTTCTAAACATTTTATTAAACTCTATTGATGCGCTCCAAAAAGTTAAACATAAAAGAATTATTGATATCAACTGTAAAACGTTAGATGGGAAAGCTGAGATTATCATTTCAAATAACGGTCCTATAATTCCAAAAGAAGTTTCAGATGCTATTTTTGAACCCTTTTATACAACAAAAGATTTAGGAACAGGGATCGGTTTATATGTTTGTAGAAATATTATTGAAAAGTATAACGGAGAAATAAGCTGTATTTCAGATGATAGCTTGACATCATTTTTCATTAAAATCCCTATTTAA
- the abc-f gene encoding ribosomal protection-like ABC-F family protein, with protein sequence MTLIKLHNIKKSYGDQTVLKDVNLEIKLGERIGLVGANGAGKTTLANIISGKTKADSGEITHYIRNLKIGYLLQSTSYSLKSFNHMFEQNHHDFLEVSSHLGLEKVQEWNGDRISGMSGGEKTKIAIAHVYASNPDLLILDEPTNHLDFQGVDWLIKELKNFTTNTIIISHDRYFLDQIVDRIIEIEDGVTTNFPGNYTFYREEKERRYERQKQKYIEQKKYEKKIESEIERLNNWSSKAHREAGKVGKMADMRSGKEFYRSKAKKMDKQVKSRIKRLEKIELEGENKPKEEAKVDFDWEKQNHRGRRFIVANQIMQSIEGRILFKDSSFSILRGEKIGLIGPNGCGKTTLLRLFCNEETLESGDLWISPSLKISHLTQDVNDLESQKTINELIQQTYVYREEAQKTVNLLISMGLEESMLNKSIKQLSLGERTRFKLAQLMNENKDLLILDEPTNHLDLASREQLEKTLVSYGGTLLIVSHDRYFLEKTCEKLLVFKNEKIQKVENGYKNYLEKVELEKTPNLKIQEKTLEEKMIIENRLIQIMGELGRLNPIDSEYQSLDEEFKQLMKRKKQLFD encoded by the coding sequence ATGACATTGATAAAATTGCATAACATAAAGAAAAGTTATGGCGATCAAACTGTGCTCAAAGATGTAAATCTTGAGATAAAACTTGGAGAACGAATTGGCTTAGTAGGAGCGAACGGTGCTGGAAAAACGACCTTAGCAAACATTATTTCAGGAAAAACTAAAGCAGATAGCGGTGAAATTACGCATTATATTAGAAATCTGAAAATAGGATATTTGTTGCAATCCACTTCCTATTCTCTGAAATCTTTTAATCATATGTTTGAACAGAATCATCATGATTTCCTTGAAGTATCAAGTCATCTTGGATTAGAAAAAGTGCAGGAATGGAATGGTGATCGTATATCAGGTATGAGTGGAGGGGAAAAAACGAAGATAGCTATTGCTCATGTATACGCTTCTAACCCTGATCTACTAATCTTGGATGAACCTACTAATCATTTGGATTTTCAAGGTGTTGATTGGTTAATTAAAGAACTTAAAAATTTCACTACAAATACGATCATTATTTCCCATGATCGATATTTCCTTGATCAAATTGTGGATCGCATCATTGAAATAGAGGACGGTGTGACAACAAATTTTCCAGGCAATTATACTTTTTACCGAGAGGAAAAAGAAAGAAGATACGAGAGACAAAAACAGAAATATATAGAGCAAAAAAAATATGAAAAGAAAATAGAGTCAGAAATTGAACGATTGAATAACTGGTCTTCAAAAGCCCACAGAGAAGCTGGGAAAGTAGGAAAAATGGCTGATATGAGAAGTGGTAAAGAATTCTATAGATCTAAAGCTAAGAAAATGGATAAACAGGTGAAATCCAGAATAAAACGTTTAGAAAAGATTGAACTGGAAGGGGAAAACAAACCAAAAGAAGAAGCGAAAGTGGATTTTGATTGGGAAAAACAAAACCACCGAGGTAGACGTTTCATCGTAGCAAATCAAATTATGCAAAGCATTGAAGGGAGAATTTTGTTTAAAGATAGCTCTTTTAGCATCTTAAGAGGAGAAAAAATCGGATTGATAGGACCCAATGGTTGCGGTAAAACAACTCTTCTTAGATTGTTTTGTAATGAGGAAACGTTGGAATCGGGAGATTTGTGGATTAGTCCATCTTTGAAAATTTCCCATTTAACTCAGGATGTCAATGACTTGGAATCTCAAAAAACGATAAATGAATTAATTCAACAAACGTATGTCTATCGTGAAGAAGCTCAAAAAACAGTGAATTTACTCATAAGTATGGGGCTGGAAGAATCCATGTTAAATAAATCGATTAAACAATTAAGCCTAGGGGAAAGGACAAGGTTTAAATTAGCACAACTAATGAATGAGAATAAGGATCTACTTATTCTTGATGAGCCTACAAATCATTTAGATTTAGCTAGCAGGGAACAACTAGAGAAGACATTAGTATCATATGGTGGAACTTTATTGATAGTATCACATGATCGATATTTCCTTGAAAAAACCTGCGAAAAATTGTTGGTATTTAAAAATGAGAAAATACAAAAAGTAGAAAATGGCTATAAAAACTATTTAGAAAAGGTTGAGCTTGAGAAAACTCCAAATTTAAAAATTCAGGAGAAAACACTAGAAGAGAAGATGATTATTGAAAATCGCCTCATACAAATCATGGGAGAATTGGGGCGTTTGAATCCGATAGATTCAGAATACCAATCTTTAGATGAAGAATTTAAACAACTTATGAAACGAAAAAAGCAGCTTTTCGATTGA
- a CDS encoding GNAT family N-acetyltransferase, with protein MNIRLAGTKDIEQLIKMRWDFTLEDYPDKKIQDSDYNQFHEECESFLLNAFNNNHWYIWVVEIEGKIVSNIYIEVIHKVPRPGRITYPFGYMTNVYTIPESRGLGLGSKLMTEINKWAEELNYEFIIVWPSEQSIDFYSRNGYIHCKEPMENTLS; from the coding sequence ATGAATATTAGACTTGCTGGAACAAAAGATATTGAACAATTAATTAAAATGAGATGGGATTTTACACTTGAAGATTACCCAGATAAAAAAATACAAGATAGTGATTATAACCAATTTCATGAGGAGTGTGAAAGTTTTTTACTAAATGCGTTTAACAATAATCATTGGTATATATGGGTTGTGGAAATTGAGGGAAAAATAGTTTCTAATATTTACATAGAAGTTATTCATAAAGTACCTAGACCAGGGAGAATTACTTATCCATTTGGCTATATGACTAACGTTTATACTATTCCAGAATCTAGGGGATTAGGTTTGGGAAGCAAACTAATGACGGAGATTAACAAATGGGCGGAAGAATTAAATTATGAATTTATCATTGTTTGGCCAAGTGAGCAAAGTATTGATTTTTATAGTAGGAACGGATATATACATTGTAAAGAACCTATGGAAAACACCTTAAGTTAG
- a CDS encoding CD3324 family protein, with amino-acid sequence MSVKANEILPKELLIELQKYVQGEMLYIPKSKKNYQKWGTLSGGRKAIDERNAILKNEFKKGRSISQLADEYFLSTETIKKIVYSKN; translated from the coding sequence ATGAGTGTAAAAGCAAACGAAATATTACCTAAAGAACTACTAATAGAACTTCAAAAGTATGTTCAAGGGGAAATGTTATATATACCTAAATCTAAAAAAAATTATCAAAAATGGGGTACACTTTCTGGTGGAAGAAAGGCAATTGATGAAAGGAATGCGATCCTTAAAAATGAATTTAAAAAGGGAAGAAGCATTAGTCAATTAGCTGATGAATATTTTCTTTCAACAGAAACCATTAAAAAAATTGTATATTCAAAAAATTAG